CGCGGCCATTTCTGACGCGGTGTATCACGGCACACCGTTGATCAGCCGTATCACTACCTTAACCGGCGACGCCAACCAGCAACCAGGTAACTGGGAAGTGTTATTAGGCACCCCGGTCAATTTCCTGTTGCAACAGGCAGGTTATCAGCAGCAGAAACGAGAGCGCGTGATTATGGGTGGCCCGATGATGGGATTTGCGCTGCCGTCGCTTGACTTGCCGGTGGTCAAAACCACCAACTGCTTACTGGCACCAACCGATAAAGAGCTGCCGCCGAACGATATCGCCATGGCCTGTATTCGTTGTGGCATGTGTGCCGATGCCTGCCCTGCTGAACTGCTGCCGCAGCAGCTTTACTGGTTCAGCAAAGCCCAGGAATTCGACAAAGCCGAGCAACACAACCTGTTCGATTGCATTGAATGTGGCGCTTGCTCATACGTCTGCCCAAGCCATATCCCACTGGTGCAATATTACCGCTACGCCAAAGGTGCCGTGCGTGAAGAACGTGCTGCCCAGGCCAAAGCCGAAAAGGCAAAAGAACGTTTCGAAAACCGCATTGCTCGCCAGGAACGTGAAAAAGCTGAAAAAGAAGCCAAACGAAAAGCCCGTGCTGAAGCAGCAACCAAGGCCCAGAGCGCGAAAAAAGCAGCGGCCTCAGCAACGGCTAATGCCTCTGCCGCTCCAGCCAACAGCGCTGAGCTGGAAAAACTGCAGAAGCAGCTGGATGGCGCTCAATCGGCATTGAAGAAAACTCAGGAAAAGCTTGATAACGCCCGAGAGGACGCGGCTCAGTCAGAGAAGATTCCGGCGTTTGAAGCGGCACTGGAGAAAACTCAGGAAAAAATTAAGACGCTGGCAAAACAAATTGCCGAAGCGAAAAAAGCCGCAAAGTCGGTTACAGCAATGCCTGCTTCCGACAACGACAAAGGCGACCCGAATTCCCCGGAACGGTTAAAGAAAAAATGGGAAACCGCCCAGGCTCGCTTAGATACCGCCCAGAAACGCCTGGCCGATGCTAAGGAACAAGGCCTGGATACGGTCGCTGCGCTGGAAGAAAGCATCAGTAAACAGCAGGCTCGGGTAGACGATGCAAAAACCGCTTACGATGAGCGCCTGGCTGCCAGCAACACCAGCGGCGCCGCCACCGCTGCACCCGCCTTCGACCCGGCCGAGCTGGAAAAATTGCAAAAACAGCTGGCCGCGGCACAAACGGCAAAGAGTAAGACCGAAGAAAAAATTGCTGCCGCCAAAGAGGACCCGGAGAAAGCAAGCAAGGTACCGGCCTTTGAATCTGCTCTGGCGAAAACTCAGGACAAGATAAAAGCGCTGGCGAAACAGATTGCGGAGGCTAAAAAGGCCGAAAAAGCAGCCCAGACAGCATCAGAATCGACACCAGAGCATGTCGCCTCTGATAAAGGCGATCCGAACACGCCGGAACGCTTGCAGCGCAAACTGGAAACATTACAAACGCGGTTAGAGACCGCCCTCACTCGCCTGAAACAAGCCGAGGAGGAAGGCCTGGACACTGTTGACGCCTTAAAATCGGGCATCGAACGCCAACAAGGCAAGGTCGATGAAGTCAAAGCTCAACTGACACAAGCGCTTAACGGCAATGGCGAAGAAAAAGCCGGCTGCGCCGCAGAAACCGCTGCGCCTGTGTCAGATCAGGCAAACAGTGAAGAGCTGGAGGCGCTGCAAAAAAAGATCCGTGCTCAGCAGGATCGCGTCGCTAAGGCTCAGGAACGTCTGGCAATGGCTCAGGAGCAAGGTCTGGAAACCGTCGATGCACTGACCAAAGCGGTTAACAAACAACAAGACAAACTCAATGCACTGCAAGCCGAGCTACTTCAGCTGCAAGCGGTCGCTACTGCAGAGGGAGATGCCTGATGGCACTGATTACCCTGTCATCGCCACACACCCACGGCTCAAACAGCACCAGCAATGTTATGCTGACGGTGATTCTGGCCACCTTACCGGGTTTGGCTGTGGCCACCGGCTTATTCGGCTTCGGCACCCTGATCAACGTCGTCATGGCAGGCATAACGGCAGTGATTTGCGAAGCCGCTGTGCTGAAAATCCGTAAACGGCCGCTGGCTTTCTTTCTGAAAGACAATACGGCCCTGCTGACCGGTGTGTTGCTTGGTTTGGCATTACCGCCTTTTGCGCCGTGGTGGATCACGGTTCTGGCGACCAGCTTTGCCATTGTATTCTCTAAGCAACTGTATGGCGGCCTGGGAAATAATCCGTTCAACCCGGCCATGATTGGTTATGCACTGGTTCTGGTGTCCTTCCCGGTACAAATGACCACTAACTGGGCGTTGTCATCGCAAATGACGGGGAGTGGTTTTGCCGATATCAGCAGCACCCTGACAGCGATTTTTGGCACAGCAACAACGGATGGTGTTTCCGTTGTCGATGCCTATACCGGCGCGACTCCACTGGATGCGTATAAGCACCTGATTGCTAAAGAAACCTCCGATGTGGTGCTGCAACAAAGCACCTTCAACGGTTGGCTCAATGGCGGCTGGGAGTGGATAAATCTGGCATATTTGCTGGGTGGCCTGTTCTTACTCTGGCGGAAAATCATCAGCTGGCACATTCCGGTTTCCATGTTAGCGGCACTGGCAATCTGCTCCTTGCTGCTGGGGTGGGATGAAGACATGTATACGCCGTTGTCGCTGCATCTGTTGAGCGGGGCGACCATGCTGGGGGCGTTCTTTATCGCCACCGACCCGGTTTCAGCCTCCACCACAGTGCGAGGAAAGCTGATTTACGGAGCTGGTATTGGCATTTTGCTCTATATCATTCGTACCTGGGGTGCTTACCCGGACGCCGTCGCGTTTGCCGTAATTCTGATGAATTTTGCCGCACCGTTTATTGATGCCTACACCCAACCTCGTACCTATGGCCATAAAAAAGCCAAACGCGGTTTGGCTGCGAAAGACAATTAAGGAGAGCACACCATGAGAGAACTTCTGCTTTCCATCCGCGATAACGCCACTGGTCTCGCGTTATTCGCTCTGGTTACCGCCGGGGCTATTGCCATAGCTCAGGTAGGTACCAAGGAACGTATTGAAAACAACATCCGCCAGGCCGAAGCTCAGGCATTAAATGAAATTGTGCCAGCCAGTCAGTACGATAATGATTTGCTGAACGATACCCTGACCATTAATGATGACTTTAACCAGCAGCTATTAGGCCCAATTGCTGACGACGCCAAAATTCATCTGGCTCGCCATCAAGGACTGGTGCATACCGCCATTATCCCCGCCGTCGCTCCGGACGGTTACACCACCAATATCTCTATGATTGTGGGTGTTAAATCGGATGGTACATTGGCAGGTGTCCGAATTATTGAACACAAAGAAACACCCGGATTGGGCGATAAAGTCGATGTTAAAAAATCCGATTGGGTACTGTCCTTTACTGCTAAGTCCCTGTTCAGTCCGGACGAAAGCCGCTGGAATGTGAAAAAAGACGGTGGCGATTTTGATCAGTTTACCGGCGCTACGATCACTCCTCGCGCCGTCGTTCGGGCGGTTAAGCGTGCGCTGAAATTCTTTGATCAACACAAAGCGCAGATTCTGAACAGCCGCTTGGTTGAGCCGCAAACCAGCGCCCGCTCCCAATCCGATGACTCGCCGCAAACAGCTTCCGTGGAGATACGCTAATGGCCACTAAATCTTTACGTGACATCAGCCTCGACGGTTTATGGAACAACAACGCGGCTCTGGTTCAACTGCTGGGTTTGTGTCCTTTGCTGGCGGTTACCGGTTCGGTTGTTAATGCCTTGGGCCTGGGTCTGGCGACGATGATGGTATTGGTCGGTTCAAATCTGTCGGTATCACTGATCCGTAACCACGTATCCGAAGCCGTCCGGTTACCGGCATTTGTCATGATCATTGCCTCGTATGTTACGGTCGCAGAGTTGGTCATGCAGGCATTTACCTACGAGCTGTATCAGGTGCTTGGAATTTTTATTCCGCTGATTGTTACCAATTGCGCGATTTTAGGTCGTGCCGATGCCTTCGCTTGTAAGAACCCTATCCTGCCGTCGGTCGTTGATGGCTTTATGATGGCGCTGGGATTTACCGCGGTATTAGTGGTATTGGGTGCGATGCGCGAGATTCTCGGTCAGGGTGTAATCTTCTCAGATATGCAGTTGTTGTTTGGTCCAATGGCATCAGACTGGAAAATCGAGTTAGTACGGGACTACCCGGATTTCCTGTTTGCCATTCTGCCACCGGGGGCTTTTGTCGCCATGGGGTTATTAATCGCCGTTAAGAACATTATCGACGATCAGATCAAACAGGCCGCCGAAGCGAAGAAAGATCCGATCGAAGTTGGCAGCAAGCGTGCCCGGGTAACCGGAAAAATCGGTTAATCAACCGCCGCATAACGGCTCGCCTGGCGCAGTTATCGCTGCGCCATAACATAAAATTACATTTGCCACTTACGCAATGCAAACACGCTGTCATTGCATTCAACGGTGACACTTCCATACTTTAACGACACTTAGTTATAAAGACATTCGCCTGTGACCTATCGAAGAAATTCGTTCCGAGTCGCATGGATGCCAGCTATATTGCTGTTGTTATCATACTTTTCCGCTACCGCCAGTGCGCAGCAAAGTGTGGTTTTACAATTAAAATGGAAACACAACTTTCAGTTTGCCGGGTTTTATGCCGCGCAAACTCAGGGCTATTTCGCTGACGAAGGCCTGAATGTCGATATCCGCGAAGCCAATCCCGCTAAGTCCCCCCTACAAAGTGTCATCGACGGTGAAGCACAGTTCGGTGTCTCCGACTCTAGCCTGGTACTGGCGCGACTTCAGGGCAAAAAGCCAGTTGTCATTGCCGCTGTATTCCAGAGCTCGCCGTTGGTTCTGGCCACACTGAAAAGCAGAGAGCTGGTCAGTCCGCTCGATCTCAAGAACAAACGAGTCATGTATGTGAAAGACGCGGACGACGCGGCGTTACAGGCAATGTTCGCTGAGTTTTCAATTACGCCTGACGACATCACTCATGTGCCCCACTCGTTTAACAACCAAGATCTGAGCAACGGACATGTCGATGCCATTTCCATCTACAGTACCAGTCAACCTTTCGATTTTGCGGATGCCGGTATCGACATCAACCTGATCGCCCCGAGCAGTTACGGCATCGACCTGTATGGCGACTTGATTTTTGTCGAAGAGAGTTACTTCAGGGCCAATAGTCAGCAGGTATTGGCGTTTCGCCGTGCGACGCTGAAAGGCTGGCAGTATGCACTGAATAATCCGCAAGAAATGGCGGTCTGGATACACAACAATCTGACACCGGACACATCAATCGAAAGTCTGTTATATGAAGCCCAGATGACTGAAAAAATGATTCGTGCTGACGCCATTGAGTTGGGCTACTTCAGCCAGAATCGTTTGTTGCGTATCGCAGAGGTCTATAAAAAGACCGGCAAAGCACCCGAAGCTTCAACTCTGCAGGGCATTCATTACCTCGATCATATCAACCAACCAATCATCAGTGACGAGTGGCTCAGAGCAGGTTCTGCAGCATTGCTGATCATCAGTCTGTTCAGCAGCTTCCATTATTTTAACAATCGTCGTTTACGAGCGCGGGTAAAAGAAAAAACCCAGGAGCTGAGTCGCATCAATGGCGCCATGCAGGATTATCTCCGGGTGATTAATCAATGGGTTCACGCCTGTGTGTTGTCGCCCGACCTGGATTTTATTCTGGTGTCGAAAGCGCTGGCCAACCTGACGCAGTATGCCCCGGATGAACTGATCAACACCCCCTTCAGAAATTTGCTGACCAACCCGGAGTGCCAGCAATTTCAGCAAATGAAGGCTGCTATCCAAGACAATCGCTTGTGGTCGGGCGAGCTGCAAATCCACGATAAATTCGGCACCAACTCGTGGCTCAGCATTACCATTCAGCCAGACTTTCGTGTTGATGAAGTCGAAGACGGCATTGCACTGGTGGCCACCGACATCAGCGATAAAAAGCGCGTCGAACATTTATCCCGCACGGATTCCCTGACCGGGCTGTCGAATCGCCGCCATTTTGACGAAGTGATCGAATGGGAAGTGTTGCGCTGCCGCCGTGACCGCAGCCCCATGTCCCTGATCATGCTGGACGTCGATTTTTTTAAGCAATACAACGATGCATACGGCCACCTGGAGGGCGATCATTGCCTGCAGAAAATAGCTGCACTGATTCGCCTGTGTGCCAAGCGTCCTGCCGATCTTGCGGCCCGCTTTGGTGGCGAAGAATTTGTGGCGTTATTGCCGGGATCAGACCTTCAGGGGGCCAACAGCGTGGCACTGATACTGGAGAAAAAAATACGCACCGTTCAGCTGGAGCACAAGGCATCCAGCATCGCACCCTTTATCACCGTAAGCATTGGCGTTGCCTGTTTCGATGCCGAAACAATGACCTCGGCCGATGAACTGATTGAGCAAGCTGATCTGCGCATGTACAACGCCAAATCCAATGGCCGTAATCAGATTTGCTGCCCTGGCGTTTTGCACCCCATTCCGAACGCGCCGGACAAATCCGGTAGCTGATGAATACCGGATGCTAAAACCCCGCTCCACATCAAGCGACTTCGGAAGTCGCAATGGAAGGCACCGCCTGATCCACCGCGCACAGCTCCACTGGCACACCATTTAAGGCGCTGTTACCGGTCAATTGGTCGATAAATAAGTCATCGGTTAATTCGTTGGTGTTTACCCCGGGATTGATCTGTGCCTGATTCAGCTGCACCCCTTTCTGACCGTGACCATAACCGTGCGGTAAACTGACAACACCCGGCATCAGTTCGTCGGTAATTTCCACCGGCACCTGCAAGCAAGCAACCCGCGATTTCACGTTCAACCGCCCGCCATCACTGACGTTCAGCTTTTCTGCGTCCTGCGGATTCAGCATCAGCGTACAGCGGTTAGCTCCCTTAATCAGGCGACGACTGTTGTGCATCCAGGAGTTATTCGAGCGAATATGGCGGCGCCCAATGAGTACAAATTCCGGTGCCATACGTTGCAACAAAGATACTTTTACCCGGTTCAATTCTTGTAAATAAATATCCGGGGTTAACACCAGGCGTTTATTTTTATGGAATAAACGTTGCGGCATTTGCGGTGTTAACTCCCCAAGATCAATCCCCTGTGGCGAATTTTCGAGCGTTTTAATATCCAGCCCGGATTTTCCGCTGGCCAGTAATTTATTTAAAACACCTTTGGGTTTTAACCAACGAATCGACTGATAGGTCAGCCAGTTGGTGAGTCGTTTTTTAACCGGCCCGGCATGAGCCCCCGAGTTAAATCCCGAAGCCAGATCCAGCAGAATCTGCCAATCATGCTTGCTGCCTTTTGCCGGAGTAAATAAAGGCTGAGAATATTTCGCGACATTGCGCACCGCAAAATTATTAAAAATCAAATCATAATGATCGCGCTCCAGCTGACTTACCGGGGGTAGAATAATGTTGGCATGGCGCGTGGTTTCATTAATAAAACCATCGACTGACACCATAAAGTCGAGTGACTCAAACGCTTTCGTTAATTGCTGGCTGTTTGGCGTGGCCACAATCGGATTACCAGCAACGGTCACCATAGCTTTGATCTGAGTCTCACCCTTGCTCTTATCGGCTTTGGTGAGAATTTCCTCGGCCAGTGCGGCTACCGGAAATTCGCCACCGAATTCCGGTAAATCGCGCACACGTGAGCGGTATAAATCGTAATGTCCGCGACTACCACGAGCGGCCAGTACAGCCGGTAAATCCACCGCGGGCCGGGTAAACATGGCACCACCCTGACGGTCAAAATTACCCGTAATAACGTTAAGCACGTTTATCAGCCACTGGCACAAGCCACCAAATTCCTGCACCGAAACGCCCATACGGCCATAACACACGGCGGATTTCGCCGCTAACCATTGTGCCGCCAGTTCGCGTAGCGCTCTCGCGTCGATGCCAGTAATGGCAGCGGTATTTTCTGGGGAAAATTCGCCACACAACGATTTTAAATCCGCGCTATCGACATATTCCGGCAAAGCCGGTAATTGTTGTTCATGGGTAAATACAAACAACAAAGACAGTAGCAACAAAATATCCTGGCCGGGTTTAATAAACAGGTGCCGCTGCGCATACTTTGCCGTTTCAGTGCGGCGTGGATCAACCAGCACAACACGGCCACCGCGCTCATTAATCGCTTTCAGTCGATTTTTGATATCCGGTACCGTCATTATCGAACCGTTCGAGGCCACCGGATTACCGCCGATAATGAGCATAAAATCAGTGTGATCGATATCCGGTATCGGCATTAACAGCTGATGACCAAACATAAAATAGCTGGCCATATGGTGTGGTAACTGATCGACCGAGGTGGCAGAGAATTTATTCTTTGACCCCAGCGCTTTTAATAGCATCGGACCAACCAGCAGATTGCCGTAATTATGAACGTTGGGATTCCCCAGATAACTGCCAATGGAATCTCGGCCGTGACGTTTTTGTACACCTTTTAACCCGGCAACCGCTTCACGAATAGCCTGCTTCCAGCTGATTGTTTTCCAACGTCCATCAGACATTTTTTTAACCGGCTGGGTTAACCGATCCGGATCGTCATGCAGATCCTGTAACGCCGTCGCTTTCGGACAGATATAGCCGCGACTGAATGGGTCATACTTATCGCCTTTTATCGACAGAATCTGTTTTTCTGCTCCCTGGCCCTGAGTCGTTATCTCAAGGCCACAGGTGGCTTCACATAGGCAACAGGTACGTTTATGGGTCGCTGGCGTTGCTCCGGATTCACTCATCAGCATGATCCTTTCACGGTTTTTTCGTTGAATTGTTATTTTTAGCTTTGTCCACCATAACCAGCGACATAACGCGGCGCAGCAGCCAATTGTGCCAATTTTTGAGCGAATTTATGGCGTCTTTGACCTCTTAGAAGATCGGAAATACGAGTGACTTTCATTTACCCTGCAGCACACGTCAATATTCACACCAGTGATATCGAACATAAGCTGAATAAGGACAATTTATGAGCTATTCGACCATTGGCTTCCTTAACCCCAAACACGGTATGGCCTATAATTACCGGCTTAAATTCCGTGTGAATGTTTAACTATCCAAAGGCGATGCGGCGTCATGAACTGCAGTGTGTCGGCGGATGTCATTAGATGAGGGATGAAGCGATGAGCTTGTATTCAGAATATTTAGAAGAAATTGAGGTTCGTAAAAAGGACCTGGGTCTGAACCCAAAACCAATCGACAGTGCAGAACTGCTGTCTGAAATCATTGCCCAGATCAAAGACACTGGCAATGCTGAGCGCGAAGCTTCTCTGAACTTCTTCATCTACAACACTCTGCCAGGTACTACTCCTGCGGCTGGTGTAAAAGCTAAGTTCCTGAAAGACATCGTTACCGGTGCAGAAACGGTTGCTGAAATCTCTGCCGAGTTCGCGTTAGAGCAACTGTCTCACATGAAAGGTGGTCCTTCTGTTGAAGCGCTGCTGGACATCGCTCTGTCTGACGACGCTAACAACGCTGCTGCTGGCGAAGTTCTGAAGTCTCAGGTATTCCTGTACAACGCGGACACCGCTCGTCTGGCTGACGCTTTCAAAGCGGGCAACGCCATCGCAAAAGACATTCTGGAAAGCTACTCAAAAGCTGAGTTCTTCACCAAGCTGGACGACATCCCAGAGCAAATCAAAGTGATCACCTACATCGCTGCGGAAGGTGATATCTCGACTGACTTACTGTCTCCAGGTAACCAGTCTCACTCCCGTGCTGACCGTGAACTGCACGGCCAGTGCATGATCACTCCAGAAGCACAGCAAGAAATTAAGAAGATGGGTGAAGACAACCCAGACGCTAAAGTGATGCTGATCGCTGAGAAAGGCACCATGGGTGTTGGTTCTTCACGTATGTCTGGTGTTAACAACGTTGCACTGTGGGCGGGTGAGAAGACTTCTCCCTACATTCCTTTCATCAACAACCGTCCGGTCGTTGCGGGTACTAACGGTATCGCACCGATCTTCCTGACCACGGTTGGTGTAACCGGTGGTATCGGTCTTGACCTGAAAAACTGGGTTAAGAAAACCGACGCTAACGGCGAAATCGTACGTGACGCAAACGGCGATCCAGTACTGGAAGAAGCCTACTCTGTTGCTACCGGTACCGTTCTGACCATCGATACTAAAGCTAAGAAACTGCTCGACAGCGAAGGCAATGTACTGTCTGACGTGAGCGACGCTTTCACGCCACAAAAAGTGGAATTCATGAAAGCTGGCGGTTCTTACGCGGTAACTTTTGGTAAGAAGATCCAGACGTTCGCTGCTGAAACTCTGGGCGTTGAAGCGCCAGTTGTTTACGCTGCTTCTAAAGAAATTTCCAACGAAGGCCAAGGCCTGACTGCAGTTGAGAAGATCTTCAACCGCAACGCTGTTGGTGTTACTTCTAAGACTCCACTGCACACGGGTTCTGACGTTCGCGTTAAAGTGAACATCGTTGGTTCTCAGGACACCACTGGTCCTATGACTTGTCAGGAACTGGAAGCCATGGCTGCTTCTACTATCTCTCCTGATGTTGATGGTGCATTCCAGTCTGGTTGTCACACAGCTTCTGTATGGGACAACAAAGCTAAGGCCAACACGCCTAAGCTGATGGCGTTCATGAACGCATTCGGTGTAATCACTGCACGTGACCCGAAAGGCGTTTACCACTCCATGACTGACGTAATCCACAAAGTACTGAACGACATTACTGTTGACGATCGCGCGATCATCATCGGTGGTGACTCTCACACCCGTATGTCCAAAGGTGTGGCGTTCGGTGCTGACTCCGGTACTGTTGCAATCGCACTGGCAACTGGTGAAGCAGCAATGCCAATCCCAGAGTCTGTGAAGGTAACCTTCAAAGGCAACATGAAGCCACACATGGACTTCCGTGACATCGTACACGCGACTCAAGCGCAGATGCTGAAGAAGTTCTCTGGCGAAAACGTATTCCAGGGCCGTGTGATCGAAGTACAAATCGGTACTCTGCTGGCTGACCAAGCCTTCACCTTCACCGACTGGACTGCAGAAATGAAAGCGAAAGCTTCTATCTGTATTTCTACCGATGAAACTCTGATCAAGTCTCTGGAACTGGCTAAGTCCCGTATCCAGATCATGATCAACAAAGGTATGGAAAACGAAGCGGGCATGCTGCAAGGTCTGATCGACCTGGCTGACAAGCGTATCGCTGAAGTTAAATCTGGCGAAGCACCTGCTCTGGCTCCAGACGACAACGCTAAGTACTACGCAGAAGTTGAAGTTGATCTGGACGCAATCGACGAGCCAATGATTGCTGACCCAGACGTAAACAACGAAGACGTATCGAAGCGTTACACTCACGATGTGATCCGTCCGACTTCTTACTACGATGGCCGTAAAGTTGACCTGGGCTTCGTTGGTTCTTGTATGGTTCACAAAGGTGACATGCAAATCATCGCTGCCATGCTGCGTAACCTGGAGAAGAACGGTCCTATCACGTTCAACGCACCACTGGTTGTTGCGCCACCAACGTACAACATCGTTGACGAACTGAAAGCGGAAGGCGATTGGGACATCCTGTCTAAATACGCTGGCTTCACGTTCGACGATGACAACCCGAAAGAAGCTGCCCGTACTGCTTACGAGAACATCCTGTACTTAGAGCGTCCTGGATGTAACCTGTGTATGGGTAACCAGGAAAAAGCCGAAGCGGGTGACACTGTTCTGGCGACTTCTACCCGTCTGTTCCAAGGCCGTGTTGTAGAAGACAGCGCTGAGAAGAAAGGTGAGTCTCTGTTAGGCTCTACGCCAATGGTTGTTCTGTCTACTATCCTGGGTCGTTTCCCGACTCTGGAAGAGTACAAAGCAGCAGTTGAAGGTATTAACCTGACTTCTTTCGCTCCACCATCTGAAGATCTGGCTCGTCCAGCTATCCCTCTGAAAGCTGTTTAAGTTTTAGAGGTAATTAGCCCACTGCCCTGCTGTTTACTACAAACGCGCAGAAAGTGGGCTAAGCTCAGATATAACGGTTGGGTTTTGAGGTTCTGAAAAGAACGTGTTCAGACGCACAAAAGATCAATGACGACAGAGTGGATTTAGGCGGGTTTTAAAACCAGCTTATGTAGCTCACTGAACTGATCGGCTTCTACTGAAAACAAAACGCGATCGAATAAAAAAACCGGCACTCGAAAGAGGAGCCGGTTTTTTTATGCTAAAGATTTTCGAGCCCTAGCCAGACTGGGATTGCCTTAACTTCATCAACATCTTCAGCCGGGTAGAAAATAGGCCTGCAGCTACCTTGTAAATAAATATCTTTCTCCCCGCTTCCGATTTGACTGTCCAGCGAGCTGTAACAAACCCCTGCTAGATTTCCTTCCGAGAACAATACTAGCTTTGCATTGAATATCTGCGAAGTCATAGGACCTGCCAACGTTCCTTCGGCCTTCATACCGACAAAGACTTTCTTATCGACAACAGTCGATGAGATAACATCAAATGTTACACCAGCCTCCATTTCCTTGAGGGCCATTTCACGAATTTCTTTTGACTCTTTTTTAATTGCATAGTCAATTCCAGCCGCTGTATACATCAGAAATGCCACATAGATTCCAGCCGATGACAGTGCAAATCCCGTCCCCCAAAGGAAACCTTCTACTAACTTATTTAACACACTAACCTCTTAATCAATAACCATCGGCTACTTTAGCGCAACAACGAAGAAAACTGAAATTTCAGAACACTCCCAACTACCTAACACCAAAACTGCACTCATATAACCAATGACGACAGGGTAGATTTAGGCTTCAGTCTATGTAGCTCACTGAACTGATCGGCTTCTACTGAAAACAAAACGTGATCGAATAAAAAAACCGGCACTCGCAAGAGGAGCCGTTTTTTTTGTGGTGTAGCACATTCTGAAAAGTGTCTGTTCCGCTTTAAGAGTTACCTCACAATAACTGAAGGGGAATAAGATGCTGAGCTTGTGAGTTCACACTACCTGATGAAGTACCATAGTGTATTGGTCTAATAATCCCGGACACTCAGATAAGTGGTAATCTTGCCACAACAGAGGTGTCCCATGAAAAAACAACGTCGATCCTTCACTCCTGAATTTAAACTTGAAGCAGCAAGCTTAGTTCTTGATCAGGGGTATTCTATTTCCGAAGCCAGTCGCTCCCTTGATATCGGTGAAACGGCCTTGAGGCGATGGGTCAATCAGCTAGAACAAGAGCGTGACGGTGATACGCCAAAATCC
The Saccharospirillaceae bacterium genome window above contains:
- the rsxC gene encoding electron transport complex subunit RsxC; this encodes MTNLIRLYDFDGGIHPAENKTQSTGQPIQQAPVAPQLILPLHQHIGAPSEPLVKVGDKVLKGEMLAEANGFVSVPLHAPTSGTITAIEPRQVPHASGLEELCIVIDSDGNDEWIERKGLLGKRGVDDINDLDTSDLVNHISDCGIAGMGGAGFPTSVKLRTGKRDISTLIINGAECEPYITADDMLMRERAHQVISGAQILLHILGAKRCLIGVEDNKPEAADALNAALVALHEEHHIDVVVIPTKYPSGGEKQLIQILTGEEVPAGGIPADLGIVCQNVGTVAAISDAVYHGTPLISRITTLTGDANQQPGNWEVLLGTPVNFLLQQAGYQQQKRERVIMGGPMMGFALPSLDLPVVKTTNCLLAPTDKELPPNDIAMACIRCGMCADACPAELLPQQLYWFSKAQEFDKAEQHNLFDCIECGACSYVCPSHIPLVQYYRYAKGAVREERAAQAKAEKAKERFENRIARQEREKAEKEAKRKARAEAATKAQSAKKAAASATANASAAPANSAELEKLQKQLDGAQSALKKTQEKLDNAREDAAQSEKIPAFEAALEKTQEKIKTLAKQIAEAKKAAKSVTAMPASDNDKGDPNSPERLKKKWETAQARLDTAQKRLADAKEQGLDTVAALEESISKQQARVDDAKTAYDERLAASNTSGAATAAPAFDPAELEKLQKQLAAAQTAKSKTEEKIAAAKEDPEKASKVPAFESALAKTQDKIKALAKQIAEAKKAEKAAQTASESTPEHVASDKGDPNTPERLQRKLETLQTRLETALTRLKQAEEEGLDTVDALKSGIERQQGKVDEVKAQLTQALNGNGEEKAGCAAETAAPVSDQANSEELEALQKKIRAQQDRVAKAQERLAMAQEQGLETVDALTKAVNKQQDKLNALQAELLQLQAVATAEGDA
- the rsxD gene encoding electron transport complex subunit RsxD, with translation MALITLSSPHTHGSNSTSNVMLTVILATLPGLAVATGLFGFGTLINVVMAGITAVICEAAVLKIRKRPLAFFLKDNTALLTGVLLGLALPPFAPWWITVLATSFAIVFSKQLYGGLGNNPFNPAMIGYALVLVSFPVQMTTNWALSSQMTGSGFADISSTLTAIFGTATTDGVSVVDAYTGATPLDAYKHLIAKETSDVVLQQSTFNGWLNGGWEWINLAYLLGGLFLLWRKIISWHIPVSMLAALAICSLLLGWDEDMYTPLSLHLLSGATMLGAFFIATDPVSASTTVRGKLIYGAGIGILLYIIRTWGAYPDAVAFAVILMNFAAPFIDAYTQPRTYGHKKAKRGLAAKDN
- the rsxG gene encoding electron transport complex subunit RsxG, which produces MRELLLSIRDNATGLALFALVTAGAIAIAQVGTKERIENNIRQAEAQALNEIVPASQYDNDLLNDTLTINDDFNQQLLGPIADDAKIHLARHQGLVHTAIIPAVAPDGYTTNISMIVGVKSDGTLAGVRIIEHKETPGLGDKVDVKKSDWVLSFTAKSLFSPDESRWNVKKDGGDFDQFTGATITPRAVVRAVKRALKFFDQHKAQILNSRLVEPQTSARSQSDDSPQTASVEIR
- a CDS encoding electron transport complex subunit E, whose amino-acid sequence is MATKSLRDISLDGLWNNNAALVQLLGLCPLLAVTGSVVNALGLGLATMMVLVGSNLSVSLIRNHVSEAVRLPAFVMIIASYVTVAELVMQAFTYELYQVLGIFIPLIVTNCAILGRADAFACKNPILPSVVDGFMMALGFTAVLVVLGAMREILGQGVIFSDMQLLFGPMASDWKIELVRDYPDFLFAILPPGAFVAMGLLIAVKNIIDDQIKQAAEAKKDPIEVGSKRARVTGKIG
- a CDS encoding ABC transporter substrate-binding protein → MPAILLLLSYFSATASAQQSVVLQLKWKHNFQFAGFYAAQTQGYFADEGLNVDIREANPAKSPLQSVIDGEAQFGVSDSSLVLARLQGKKPVVIAAVFQSSPLVLATLKSRELVSPLDLKNKRVMYVKDADDAALQAMFAEFSITPDDITHVPHSFNNQDLSNGHVDAISIYSTSQPFDFADAGIDINLIAPSSYGIDLYGDLIFVEESYFRANSQQVLAFRRATLKGWQYALNNPQEMAVWIHNNLTPDTSIESLLYEAQMTEKMIRADAIELGYFSQNRLLRIAEVYKKTGKAPEASTLQGIHYLDHINQPIISDEWLRAGSAALLIISLFSSFHYFNNRRLRARVKEKTQELSRINGAMQDYLRVINQWVHACVLSPDLDFILVSKALANLTQYAPDELINTPFRNLLTNPECQQFQQMKAAIQDNRLWSGELQIHDKFGTNSWLSITIQPDFRVDEVEDGIALVATDISDKKRVEHLSRTDSLTGLSNRRHFDEVIEWEVLRCRRDRSPMSLIMLDVDFFKQYNDAYGHLEGDHCLQKIAALIRLCAKRPADLAARFGGEEFVALLPGSDLQGANSVALILEKKIRTVQLEHKASSIAPFITVSIGVACFDAETMTSADELIEQADLRMYNAKSNGRNQICCPGVLHPIPNAPDKSGS